The Kitasatospora setae KM-6054 genome contains a region encoding:
- a CDS encoding branched-chain amino acid ABC transporter substrate-binding protein yields the protein MRKSSLLVVAVAVTGALTLSACGSRGGSGSGSDNAGSKTGGTTKVVVGVDSPTSGGLSALGLGIRNSVELATKIANEKNYVPGVTFSIEAKDDQANPTTGKQNATALVDSKDVVGVVGPLNSSVSQTMQKVFDDGKLAQVSPSNTNPELSLGAKWGDNQFVRQYKSYFRTATTDVVQGKFAAQYLYNDAKKTKVYVIDDKKTYGAGLAAIFADEFKKLGGTVVGSDHINPGDKDFSAVATKVASSGADSVYYGGEYPDAGPLSDQLKKGGAKVPLFGGDGIYDPEFVKLANGNGEGDLATSVGVPVEELDTAKEFVANYAKAGYKDAYAAYGGYSYDAAWSIIEAVKAAVDHNGGKVPADLRTKVLDELGKVKFTGVTGPVSFDQYGDTTNKQLTVYSVQGGAWKKVKSGTYSG from the coding sequence GTGCGAAAGAGCTCACTTCTTGTCGTGGCCGTTGCAGTAACGGGGGCGCTCACCCTCTCCGCCTGCGGTTCGCGCGGCGGCTCGGGCTCCGGCTCGGACAACGCGGGCAGCAAGACCGGGGGCACCACCAAGGTCGTCGTCGGCGTCGACTCCCCGACCAGCGGCGGCCTGTCGGCCCTGGGCCTGGGCATCCGCAACTCGGTCGAGCTGGCCACGAAGATCGCCAACGAGAAGAACTACGTCCCCGGCGTGACCTTCTCGATCGAGGCCAAGGACGACCAGGCCAACCCGACCACCGGCAAGCAGAACGCCACCGCGCTGGTCGACAGCAAGGACGTGGTCGGCGTGGTCGGCCCGCTGAACTCCAGCGTCTCGCAGACCATGCAGAAGGTCTTCGACGACGGCAAGCTGGCCCAGGTCTCGCCGTCCAACACCAACCCGGAGCTGTCGCTCGGCGCGAAGTGGGGCGACAACCAGTTCGTCCGCCAGTACAAGTCGTACTTCCGCACCGCCACCACCGACGTGGTGCAGGGCAAGTTCGCCGCCCAGTACCTGTACAACGACGCGAAGAAGACCAAGGTCTACGTCATCGACGACAAGAAGACCTACGGCGCGGGCCTGGCCGCGATCTTCGCCGACGAGTTCAAGAAGCTCGGCGGCACCGTGGTCGGCAGCGACCACATCAACCCGGGCGACAAGGACTTCTCCGCGGTCGCCACCAAGGTCGCCTCCTCCGGCGCCGACTCGGTCTACTACGGCGGCGAGTACCCGGACGCCGGCCCGCTCAGCGACCAGCTGAAGAAGGGCGGCGCCAAGGTCCCGCTGTTCGGCGGCGACGGCATCTACGACCCGGAGTTCGTCAAGCTCGCCAACGGCAACGGCGAGGGCGACCTGGCCACCTCGGTCGGCGTGCCGGTCGAGGAGCTGGACACCGCCAAGGAGTTCGTCGCCAACTACGCCAAGGCCGGCTACAAGGACGCGTACGCGGCCTACGGCGGCTACTCGTACGACGCCGCCTGGTCGATCATCGAGGCGGTCAAGGCCGCGGTCGACCACAACGGCGGCAAGGTGCCCGCCGACCTGCGCACCAAGGTGCTGGACGAGCTCGGCAAGGTGAAGTTCACCGGCGTCACCGGCCCGGTCTCGTTCGACCAGTACGGCGACACCACCAACAAGCAGCTGACCGTGTACAGCGTCCAGGGCGGCGCCTGGAAGAAGGTCAAGAGCGGTACCTACAGCGGCTGA
- a CDS encoding ANTAR domain-containing response regulator, whose translation MQHPAGPRSPVSTPDEQPQPLDTDSPQITRIVIAEDEALIRLDLKEMLEEEGYTVVGEAGDGETAVRLVEELKPDLAILDVKMPVLDGLSAAERIHEQHLAPVLMLTAFSQRELVDRARDAGAMAYIVKPFSKSDLVPAIEMAVSRYTEMRTLEQEIADLSQRLETRKLVDRAKSVLQTKFGLNEPAAFRWIQKTSMDRRMTMAAVAEAVIEEGAAQDRKKAETAEG comes from the coding sequence ATGCAGCACCCCGCCGGACCGAGGAGCCCCGTGAGCACCCCCGACGAGCAGCCCCAGCCGCTTGACACCGACTCGCCCCAGATCACCCGAATCGTCATCGCCGAGGACGAGGCGCTGATCCGCCTCGACCTGAAGGAGATGCTGGAGGAGGAGGGCTACACCGTCGTCGGTGAGGCCGGTGACGGCGAGACGGCGGTCAGGCTGGTCGAGGAGCTCAAGCCCGACCTGGCCATCCTGGACGTCAAGATGCCCGTGCTGGACGGCCTCTCGGCCGCCGAGCGGATCCACGAGCAGCACCTCGCCCCGGTGCTGATGCTGACCGCGTTCTCGCAGCGCGAGCTGGTCGACCGGGCCCGTGACGCCGGCGCGATGGCGTACATCGTCAAGCCGTTCAGCAAGAGCGACCTGGTGCCGGCGATCGAGATGGCGGTCTCCCGCTACACCGAGATGCGCACCCTGGAGCAGGAGATCGCGGACCTCTCGCAGCGGCTGGAGACCCGCAAGCTGGTCGACCGGGCGAAGAGCGTCCTGCAGACCAAGTTCGGTCTGAACGAGCCCGCCGCGTTCCGCTGGATCCAGAAGACCTCGATGGACCGCCGGATGACGATGGCCGCCGTCGCCGAGGCCGTGATCGAGGAGGGCGCCGCCCAGGACCGCAAGAAGGCCGAGACGGCCGAGGGCTGA
- a CDS encoding branched-chain amino acid ABC transporter permease has translation MHELPQNLANGLMLGLMYGLIAIGYTMVYGIVQLINFAHGEIFMIGGFGALTAYAALPQGTSLWLALPVMILGGVLASVLTATAAERFAYRPLRGAPRLAPLITAIGLSIALQQVVWAFYPDGKKALSFPQFAGDPIGLGAFHLQRNDLFLLAAAPLCMLVLATFVRLTRTGRAMQATAQDPDTAKLMGVDTDRIIVIAFALGAAFAAVAAVAHGLRYGQVDFTMGFLAGLKAFTAAVLGGIGNIYGAMLGGLVLGIAESLATAYIQDVPGMHQLGGGAWANVWAFVLLIVVLLVRPQGLLGQRVADRV, from the coding sequence GTGCACGAACTGCCGCAAAACCTGGCCAACGGACTGATGCTCGGCCTGATGTACGGCCTGATCGCCATCGGCTACACGATGGTCTACGGCATCGTCCAGCTCATCAACTTCGCCCACGGCGAGATCTTCATGATCGGCGGTTTCGGCGCGCTGACCGCCTACGCGGCGCTGCCGCAGGGCACCTCACTCTGGCTGGCGCTGCCGGTCATGATCCTCGGCGGTGTGCTCGCCTCCGTGCTCACCGCCACCGCCGCCGAGCGCTTCGCCTACCGGCCGCTGCGCGGGGCGCCGCGGCTGGCGCCGCTGATCACCGCGATCGGCCTGTCGATCGCGCTCCAGCAGGTGGTGTGGGCGTTCTACCCGGACGGCAAGAAGGCGCTGTCCTTCCCGCAGTTCGCCGGCGACCCGATCGGGCTGGGCGCCTTCCACCTCCAGCGCAACGACCTGTTCCTGCTGGCGGCGGCGCCGCTGTGCATGCTGGTGCTGGCCACCTTCGTCCGGCTGACCCGGACCGGCCGGGCCATGCAGGCCACCGCGCAGGACCCGGACACCGCCAAGCTGATGGGCGTCGACACCGACCGGATCATCGTGATCGCGTTCGCGCTGGGCGCGGCCTTCGCCGCCGTCGCGGCGGTCGCGCACGGCCTGCGCTACGGCCAGGTCGACTTCACGATGGGCTTCCTGGCCGGCCTGAAGGCGTTCACGGCGGCCGTGCTGGGCGGCATCGGCAACATCTACGGCGCGATGCTGGGCGGTCTGGTGCTCGGCATCGCCGAGTCGCTGGCGACCGCGTACATCCAGGACGTGCCGGGCATGCACCAGCTCGGCGGCGGCGCCTGGGCCAACGTCTGGGCGTTCGTGCTGCTGATCGTGGTGCTGCTGGTGCGTCCCCAGGGCCTGCTGGGCCAGCGCGTAGCGGATCGGGTGTGA
- a CDS encoding ABC transporter ATP-binding protein — translation MTALLEVEDLRVAYGKIEAVKGISFTVDQGEVTTLIGTNGAGKTTTLRTLSGLLRPTSGKVLFDGQAIDTVPAHRIVALGLAHSPEGRHIFPRMTIEENLLLGAFLRRDSAGIAEDVERACTLFPILAERRRQAAGTLSGGEQQMLAMGRALMSRPKLLMLDEPSMGLSPLMMQKIMATIVELKAAGTTILLVEQNAQAALSLSDRAYVMTTGRITLSGTGAELLHDESVRRQYLGED, via the coding sequence GTGACCGCTCTGCTGGAGGTCGAGGACCTCCGTGTCGCCTACGGCAAGATCGAGGCCGTCAAGGGCATCTCGTTCACCGTCGACCAGGGCGAGGTCACCACCCTGATCGGCACCAACGGCGCCGGCAAGACCACCACCCTGCGCACCCTGTCCGGGCTGCTCCGGCCGACCTCCGGCAAGGTGCTGTTCGACGGGCAGGCGATCGACACGGTGCCCGCGCACCGGATCGTCGCGCTCGGCCTGGCCCACTCGCCCGAGGGCCGGCACATCTTCCCCCGGATGACCATCGAGGAGAACCTGCTGCTGGGCGCGTTCCTGCGACGCGACTCGGCGGGCATCGCCGAGGACGTCGAACGGGCCTGCACGCTGTTCCCGATCCTCGCGGAGCGGCGCAGGCAGGCCGCGGGCACCCTCTCCGGCGGCGAGCAGCAGATGCTGGCGATGGGGCGGGCCCTGATGTCCCGGCCCAAACTGCTGATGCTGGACGAGCCGTCGATGGGCCTGTCGCCGCTGATGATGCAGAAGATCATGGCGACCATCGTCGAACTGAAGGCCGCCGGCACCACCATCCTGCTGGTGGAGCAGAACGCCCAGGCGGCGCTCTCGCTCTCGGACCGGGCGTACGTGATGACCACCGGCCGGATCACGCTCTCCGGCACCGGCGCCGAGCTGCTGCACGACGAGTCGGTCCGCCGGCAGTACCTCGGCGAGGACTGA
- a CDS encoding branched-chain amino acid ABC transporter permease codes for MTDLSTPETLHEGTHETSRVLPLPAHLALGATVAGGVLAAASAAMSWTWTADFPGDLTFYGSPAGLQWLALAGGLLTALLALAARGLKGLRWLSPSGGHNGVLFAALGTFAVCWYAVVAIAVELNGLVNLDPGGWLAAVGSLLAVVGALGLPLDRRRTVRHRELHWGLYVVLGVSALLRVGFGQGWALDAVPPGVRPLFSENLWFFVALPAAIAAFRLWRLLDGRLRLGRIERPLPAARRLPGWAEILVVTAVFAVGLGVVEFGVSTEYGELFVGFLLLAAFATAALLASGAVGRLRELTARHRAVTTGAAFAAAGAFPFTQNSETYVLIGTNILIFATVALGLNVVVGLAGLLDLGYVAFLGVGAYAAALVSGSQFSVFSGVHLPFPVAVLIGALAALVFGVVIGAPTLRLRGDYLAIVTLGFGEIFRIAMNNLDGRSGPSLTNGPNGIAAIPDVNLFGFDFGQAHDFGALHLGKNGNYLLLMLVATAVVVTVFGRVANSRIGRAWVAIREDETAAEAMGINGFRVKLIAFALGATLAGLAGAVQAHVSGAVSPDQYLFSSPTPPNSAFLLAAVILGGMGTISGPLVGAALLFLIPAKLEFLQSYQLLAFGVALILLMRFRPEGLIPNRRQQLEYHEAHLPAQAAPIDDVPTKAGA; via the coding sequence ATGACCGACCTCTCGACCCCAGAGACCCTCCACGAGGGCACCCACGAGACCTCCCGGGTGCTGCCGCTGCCCGCGCACCTCGCGCTCGGCGCGACGGTGGCCGGCGGCGTGCTGGCCGCCGCGTCCGCGGCGATGTCCTGGACCTGGACGGCGGACTTCCCCGGCGACCTGACCTTCTACGGCTCCCCGGCCGGCCTGCAGTGGCTGGCGCTGGCCGGCGGCCTGCTGACCGCGCTGCTGGCACTGGCGGCCCGCGGGCTGAAGGGCCTGCGCTGGCTGAGCCCGTCCGGCGGCCACAACGGCGTGCTGTTCGCCGCGCTCGGCACCTTCGCGGTGTGCTGGTACGCGGTGGTGGCGATCGCCGTCGAGCTGAACGGCCTGGTCAACCTCGACCCGGGCGGCTGGCTGGCCGCCGTCGGCTCGCTGCTCGCCGTGGTCGGTGCGCTCGGCCTGCCGCTGGACCGCCGCCGCACCGTCCGCCACCGCGAGCTGCACTGGGGCCTGTACGTGGTACTGGGCGTCTCGGCGCTGCTCCGGGTCGGCTTCGGCCAGGGCTGGGCGCTGGACGCGGTGCCGCCGGGCGTCCGCCCGCTGTTCTCCGAGAACCTGTGGTTCTTCGTCGCGCTGCCCGCCGCGATCGCGGCCTTCCGGCTCTGGCGGCTGCTGGACGGCCGGCTGCGGCTGGGCCGGATCGAGCGCCCGCTGCCGGCCGCCCGGAGGCTGCCCGGCTGGGCGGAGATCCTGGTGGTGACCGCGGTGTTCGCGGTCGGCCTGGGCGTGGTCGAGTTCGGCGTCTCCACCGAGTACGGCGAGCTGTTCGTCGGCTTCCTGCTGCTGGCCGCGTTCGCCACCGCGGCGCTGCTGGCCTCCGGCGCGGTCGGCCGGCTGCGCGAACTGACCGCGCGGCACCGGGCGGTGACCACCGGCGCGGCCTTCGCGGCGGCGGGCGCGTTCCCGTTCACCCAGAACAGCGAGACGTACGTGCTGATCGGCACGAACATCCTGATCTTCGCGACGGTGGCGCTCGGCCTGAACGTGGTGGTCGGCCTGGCCGGCCTGCTGGACCTCGGCTACGTGGCCTTCCTCGGGGTCGGCGCGTACGCGGCGGCGCTGGTGTCGGGCTCGCAGTTCTCGGTGTTCAGCGGCGTGCACCTGCCGTTCCCGGTCGCGGTGCTGATCGGCGCGCTGGCGGCGCTGGTGTTCGGCGTGGTGATCGGCGCGCCGACGCTGCGGCTGCGCGGCGACTACCTGGCGATCGTGACGCTGGGCTTCGGCGAGATCTTCCGGATCGCGATGAACAACCTGGACGGCCGCTCCGGCCCGAGCCTGACCAACGGCCCGAACGGCATCGCGGCGATCCCGGACGTCAACCTGTTCGGCTTCGACTTCGGCCAGGCGCACGACTTCGGGGCGCTGCACCTCGGCAAGAACGGCAACTACCTGCTGCTGATGCTGGTCGCCACCGCGGTCGTGGTGACGGTGTTCGGCCGGGTCGCCAACTCCCGGATCGGCCGGGCCTGGGTGGCGATCAGGGAGGACGAGACGGCGGCCGAGGCGATGGGCATCAACGGCTTCCGGGTGAAGCTGATCGCCTTCGCGCTGGGCGCGACGCTGGCCGGCCTGGCGGGCGCGGTGCAGGCGCACGTGTCGGGCGCGGTCTCGCCCGACCAGTACCTGTTCAGCAGCCCGACGCCGCCCAACTCGGCGTTCCTGCTGGCCGCGGTGATCCTCGGCGGCATGGGCACCATCAGCGGCCCGCTGGTGGGCGCGGCGCTGCTGTTCCTGATCCCGGCGAAGCTGGAGTTCCTGCAGTCCTACCAGCTGCTGGCGTTCGGCGTGGCGCTGATCCTGCTGATGCGCTTCCGCCCGGAGGGCCTGATCCCCAACCGGCGGCAGCAGTTGGAGTACCACGAGGCGCACCTGCCCGCGCAGGCCGCCCCGATCGACGACGTACCGACCAAGGCTGGGGCGTGA
- a CDS encoding PaaI family thioesterase, whose translation MTDAAPVLKVPQDVLDHFAKLGVSPETFSGGHLGEKLGITIVEASPDRVVGTMPVEGNQQPYGLLHGGASAALAETLGSIGAMLHAGPGRYAVGVDLNATHHRSATSGLVTGVATAVFKGRTAATYEIAVTDDTGRRITSCRLTCMLRDL comes from the coding sequence ATGACCGACGCGGCGCCCGTACTGAAAGTGCCCCAGGACGTGCTGGACCACTTCGCCAAGCTGGGGGTGAGCCCGGAGACCTTCTCCGGCGGGCACCTGGGCGAGAAGCTGGGCATCACCATCGTCGAGGCCTCCCCGGACCGGGTGGTCGGCACGATGCCGGTGGAGGGCAACCAGCAGCCGTACGGGCTGCTGCACGGCGGGGCGTCGGCGGCGCTGGCCGAGACGCTGGGCTCGATCGGCGCGATGCTGCACGCCGGCCCGGGCCGCTACGCGGTCGGCGTGGACCTGAACGCGACGCACCACCGCTCGGCCACCTCCGGCCTGGTGACCGGCGTGGCGACGGCGGTGTTCAAGGGCCGCACCGCGGCGACGTACGAGATCGCGGTGACCGACGACACCGGCCGCCGGATCACCTCCTGCCGGCTGACCTGCATGCTGCGCGACCTCTAG
- a CDS encoding ABC transporter ATP-binding protein, which translates to MSTVTTDTAPAPGPAPAPAAPPVLEASGVVMRFGGLTAVGGVDLTVRQGEIVGLIGPNGAGKTTFFNCLTGLYVPTEGTVAYKGRVLPPKPHLVTQAGIARTFQNIRLFANMTALENVLVGRHTRTREGLFSAILRGPGYRRAEAESRERARELLEFCGLGAKADHLARNLPYGEQRKLEIARALASEPGLLLLDEPTAGMNPQETRAAEELVFAIRDLGIAVLVIEHDMKFIFNLCDRTAVLVQGRKIVEGDRETVQNDERVVTAYLGAPLEGTTAAQEDGQ; encoded by the coding sequence GTGAGCACCGTGACCACCGACACCGCTCCCGCCCCCGGCCCGGCCCCCGCGCCGGCCGCCCCGCCCGTGCTGGAAGCCTCCGGCGTGGTGATGCGCTTCGGCGGCCTGACCGCCGTCGGCGGCGTCGACCTGACGGTCCGGCAGGGCGAGATCGTCGGCCTGATCGGCCCGAACGGGGCCGGCAAGACGACCTTCTTCAACTGCCTGACCGGGCTGTACGTGCCGACCGAGGGCACCGTGGCCTACAAGGGCCGGGTGCTGCCGCCGAAGCCGCACCTGGTGACCCAGGCCGGCATCGCCCGGACCTTCCAGAACATCCGGCTGTTCGCCAACATGACGGCGCTGGAGAACGTCCTGGTCGGCCGGCACACCCGCACCAGGGAGGGACTGTTCTCGGCGATCCTGCGCGGCCCGGGCTACCGGCGGGCCGAGGCGGAGAGCCGGGAGCGGGCCCGCGAACTGCTGGAGTTCTGCGGCCTCGGCGCCAAGGCCGACCACCTGGCCCGGAACCTGCCGTACGGCGAGCAGCGCAAGCTGGAGATCGCCCGGGCACTGGCGTCCGAACCCGGCCTGCTGCTGCTGGACGAGCCGACCGCGGGCATGAACCCGCAGGAGACCCGGGCCGCCGAGGAGCTGGTCTTCGCGATCCGGGACCTGGGGATCGCGGTGCTGGTGATCGAGCACGACATGAAGTTCATCTTCAACCTGTGCGACCGCACCGCGGTGCTGGTGCAGGGCCGGAAGATCGTCGAGGGCGACCGGGAGACCGTCCAGAACGACGAACGGGTGGTCACCGCCTACCTGGGCGCCCCGCTCGAAGGAACCACCGCAGCTCAGGAGGACGGCCAGTGA